Within Citrus sinensis cultivar Valencia sweet orange chromosome 1, DVS_A1.0, whole genome shotgun sequence, the genomic segment TACCACCACTCAAGGCGCAGTTAACCAAATAGGTGGCCAGTTACACATTTCACCACGGCCGTGAAAATTCTCAGGATTATCAGTACTCAGCCCGAAAATGCTCCAATCTTCAATCTCAGAACCTTTCCGGCGCTTAGTGTCCCGCTCATTATGGTGTAGAGGTTCATACTCATTAGTGAAATATATGCAATTTCCTGTGCCAACACCCTGATCCTTTTGCAGAAAAAAATCTCGAACAATTTCTACCTAGAAATAAAATGTGATCAACCCCCGAGCTATCCAACAGCACCCATCGACTCCTTTTGCACAAATCCAGCTTACATATCTTAAAAGTTTTTGGTATCACGATCTCCGTTCAGAAATCTACAAACAATCAGAATTTCACCGTATAATTCAGCCAAGTATCTCAGCACATGTATATTCTCTCCATGTGCATTCAGATTGATTCTAACTTTGTTAAGACTGAGCTTTCATCGAAGCAACAGTTCTTCTTTGACTTCTTTTAGCTTTTGAGCAAGCAGTTTTAATATCAACAACATGGACGTCATAGTACTTGGTCAAAAGACAGAAACAACCATTAAACGAGATCACATCCACAAAGGgattatcatcatcttctccTTCTATTTCACATTCACACCAATTTTGGATTTGCTTGTTCCACAAGGCAAACTTATCtgatttcaaatttaagaGGATATACACACAGCTTTCCTCGTCAGAGTTCCCTGACAATGCCAACTTATGACAGCAATTTCCCGCACCAGGTTGAAGAATATCGGTTCCTGAAAAAGGATTCAGCAAAGAGATACGGATTATTCTTAGAAGGAAATCCCGCGAGGCCGTCCAAAATTGTCCAATCAGGCCTCACAATTATCAATCACTCGTCAAAAGATCCCCTTAAGCATCCTCCAAAAGCCTGGGTGATTTCCAAGAAACGTATCTTGTTTTCAAATATGCTAAAGCCAGTTCTGGTTTTGGTAGAAGCTTGGCCTGACATCAAAAGCCGAGGAATTCCCCACGATGATGGCTTGTAACGCAGAGAATCTATTGAAAATTCTCTCCATTATTTGCTAACTTTAACGAAAGATGAATAGTCAGTCACAGGTAATTTCTCTGAGATTACCTCAAGTATAAGACTTGACCAATCTGCATGCCACAGgtaaatctttctttttctcaggGTAACCATGGTTCAATTCAATATGCCTGCACGTCTGATTATAAAACTGAAGATAATTCAAAAGTCAAAACTAAAGTATAAGATATTTCGGCATCAACAATCAGAGTTATCAACTGGATATTACTAGCCAGTACATTTAAAACACCTCATATCGATTTTTCCAGCAGCTGATAGTAAAACTAAAACGAATTCTCGTGTAATTATGTTGCAAATAGTACTGATAAGTGACGACCTCTATAATATCTACAATCTCATTCTAAGCTCTCACCAGTCGGGCAGTTAGTCAATGGCAAAAATacattagttattattattattattattattatttttgaaaatgttaTGGAACAACTCAAATCCAAACTTTGTTTTTGAGATAATAACAAAAGGGTATTTCGTAACAGGTCTAAATTATCTGCAATATAGGGGCACTCTTCACTGAAAACCTCTATTTTTCTGTTACGACCCAAAGGTTTTCAAGCAGTTCTTCTGGTGCTGACACTCCAAGTTCTTCTATAAGTACTATAACTgagatataataaattggCAGTTGGGAGGGAAAACTTGGGAGATCAACAACAAAAGACTTAGAAACGTCAGATTTTTCAATGGTGAGTGGGTGTGGAAAGGAAGCATTATACCCGAAATCATTTGATTCACTTATGAGACCAGTGTGTCAAATTGGTTCTAGTCAATCTTCATTAATTAGTCTTAATCAAGTTTGATGATTACTTCGAAATCAAACTTTTGGCGTCAGGGGCTTCCCATTTACTACCGGGCACATTTTGGTCTCCAAAGTTAGGAGAAAGATCATGCATACTCTGTCAATTGGCAGTCCCTAATgtacaaattgaaatttttgcaGTGGAAGTTCCTGTACTGCCTTGGTGTTGAATGTAAGAAGAGAAGCTTGAACGGGGGAAGATCCTTGATCTACTTATACACCAATGCAAAGGCTTCTTGTTAATGCAAATTACATATTCTGCAATTATTTTGTACAATATTCATACAGCTACTTGTATAAAGACATATTCTTCTGGGAATGTTATTCCGTCTCAGTAACAGAAAGTACACACTTCTCGTTTGTTTCAATGGATAGCAAAACAAGACTTTTCACCAGCCTAGACATATCAGTCTACAGATCAGCGAGCAATAAACCACGAACCATGATCATCAGTCCAAGTCCAAACAGCACCTTGTAGGCTGCCTTGTATGCACTGCTtccttgagtttgaatatGCTTACTTACATTGAAATTACctacacaaaaaaattagggtgaatataaaaaatttgtagtAACCAGAAGAAAGTATTGTCATCATAAGCTAGTAATAAGTAACCTTTTTCAGGGCCATGGCTGCATCCAGCCTTGATTGTGTCTCTAATATCTTGTATGGTTGCTTTGTTGTAGAATTTGAAGTGCAACATAATGTTTTCTATGCAGTCGAGCACTAGATTCGTCTCTGTCAGGCAGGGGCCATTGCAGTATTTATCTGTGTAATCAGGAGGCACGTTGATGTTTCCATTCTCGGTCAGCCTGTAGGATTGTTCGCAGCTGCTGTAAACCTGGGAAATTGTCCAAATTACAAGcaagaaaataagataattttgaATGAAAGAAGAGTAGTTCGTATACATCTAAGCTCTCACTCACATATTTGTCATTAAAGCATAGCAAGGCTTTCGCGACAATCTGAGTTGGATCACCACCTGCAACGCCTGATTCAGGCACAGTCTCTTCTTGTGCCTTCCCTGACAAGAATTAGTGCAAATAATCAGTACTTTCAAAATGAAACCATACCTTTGCGTGCAGGATGCTTTATGTTTTTAACAGATACGGATACCTAAGCTGCAGCAAAAGATAGTGATGCAAATAAGAATTACAGCTGAAAGCCAGAGCTCAAGTTTCACAATGTATGCCATTGTAAAAGCTATTAGAAAAAGTTCATctgaaagaattaaaaactttGGCTAATTATATACCAATGCAGCGTTGCTATTACGGTTATCAGCTAAATTTAATCATGCAAATTTCAATGCAGTGATATGTACACTTCTCATTCCATTGGGCATGCCTAACAAACTGAATCATCTAGAGTCTTATTCATGTTCTGCAAATGgttgaaaaatgatataataagtTTGGTGAGCACAattggaaaattaattaagtgcAAGTTTCGCTTTGCTGGGTATATCGGGCACTAAATTTGGAGGAACAAGAGGACTTTGAAAGAGAGAGCAGTTAGAGTGCAAGTCACCAAATATTTACTTTACGAGGAATTTGTCTTTGAGGGGTAAAAATCAAACCTAAAAAAGGTTTATCAGTTTCATACTCTTGTTACGAGGTCAAGGTTGCTTCGGGTTAGCTAGGAAATTAGTACTAGGTTAGTGGCTCAAGTAATCCATCGCAGAGAAGCATGATATTGGTACAAATGACATGTGGCAACGAGTCAAGGAGTACATGTGGCATGCTATAGACAATTCCTGATGAATTTTAGATGTTCTGTTTCTTCATCTTTCTTCGGGTTTCCTAAATGTATaggttaaaaaattagaagttcTAAAACATTCTCCTGGTTAGTGTGCGTCAGAATTAACCTCGTTACTTGTTGCGATGTTTAGGACGACTGAAACAATTTACAAACAGGAAAAAGTTGCAACTTTCAGAATCTCCCAATCTCtaaatttcaacaaaagaaCATTTAAAATGTTATCACAGTAACGTTAGAGAAAGCACTTTTTCAAGAAGTGAAAGTTGCTATTCGAATTAAAGGTTCATACAGGGTCATCTGCGTTACAACTGAATCTGCAATGAGGCGGTATTTGaatgttataaaaattatttgcctTAAGGAAAGCATATACACTTACGACGAGTGACATTTTTGCCTAAAATTGGCCACCAGAAGGGGaataaaagaggaaaaaggaaatgaaCAATTTTAAACTTCTTGAAATCCGATGTGTGAATTTGTAGTACGCACTGGATACAGGTCATAAGCTGACGGGGAACATGGAGTCTTTCAATTGCCAGGAAAACCATTCATTGATTATGGTTCATTTCCACTGTATACCCTATCACCCCATTGATTGAATTCTGCTTCAATAACAAGGTTATCGCATCTAGTGCCAAGCTCATACTCCGTAGATCGTATTACACAAATTTTGACTGCAGAGAATGTAGCACTGTATGAATGCGATACAGTGCTCTTAATAAGTGTTCTCACTGACTTTTATATGCTCCTTACAATGAGCTGTTCTTCTCCAATTTGTGGAATGATAGTATAATTGCAGTCACCATAAGTGAAGATCCCAATTGAAGTTTGAAGCAAGTCATAAAAAGGAAACATGCCTTGACCCCCACAACAGCTGCCAAGCTGCCTATTTGAAACTCACTCTGGCAAGTCGACTCTTGCAGGCAACATATGATTTTCCCATTGCTTCAACCCACATTTGTTCCATTCGATAGTGCCATAGCATGAAAGCATGAGAAGAGCACTCTGCCAAGTCCAAATGTTATCTCCAGATAATCTGTTTCCCTTGAACAAAGTGAACAACTGATCATGCAAATCCAACCAGGGACAAGGGCAACATTGCAATCAGCAAGACGGCAGCCATGAAATTTGTAGTTGGGTCGGCTTCAACATTTAAACTCAAAGCAGAGTTATTAAACAACCCATCGAAACCGAAGCCTACAGACCAGGgaaagatttaaaagaaattccCCTCTCTTTAGATGTTTTGACTATATCATGGGCCTCCTCAAAGCGGCCCTGCTGCACCAAGGTTTCCAAAATTAAGTTAGACGTATAAGAATCAGGATTGCAACCATTTTGTTCCATTGAAAGAAACGTCTGCTTCGCTTCATCAAATCTTCCTGACTTGATCAGTGCCTTGATTAAAGCACTATATGAAAAATTGTCAGGTCTTAAGCCCAATGTCAACATGGAAAAAAAAGCCTTCTCTGCTTTCTCAATCTTATTCATTCTACAAAAACTTTGAATGAGAGCATTGAAAGTGTAAATATCTGGACTTATTCTATCTGCCTGCATCTTTTGGAAAAGTCTCAGTGATCTAGCAACATCACCAATGGCACACAATGAACGGATCAGTATATTATATGTGATAGTATTTGGAGGGACACCCCATTCAACCATTTCACTCAAACAATCTAATGCATCCTCAAACCGGTGTGCTCGACAAAGGCAGTCGATCATTGAATTAAAAGTGAATTTATCTGGTTTGAAACCACATTCTAAAAGCATTACCAAAAGTTCACGTGTTTTATGTACTTCTGCATCCTTGCAGTGCCCACTGATTAAGGTATTGAACGTGACAAGATTTGGAGCAATATCTCTATCTCTCATCTCTCTACAAATCTCTGTTGCCCTGTCCATCATATTGACTTTGCAGAAACAATCAATTACCATGTTATACGAATTCACATTTGATACAAGTCGATCCTTGAAAACATGATTCAAATAGCGATCCCCCTCCACATCTCTCCCCGCTTTGTACAAAGCTTCCATGAGCAAGAGATAAGTACTAAACCTTGGTTTCACACCTCGCTTGATAAAAGTATCCAATATCCCACATGTCTCATTGAGATCCAATCCCGTTACCAAACAAGTCACTGTATAGTCAAATGTCGAGCTCTCAGGCAAGTAACCCCTATCACCCATCTTTCTCAAGATTGCAGCTGCCTCAGATGCCATTGAGTTATTTGAAAGACGATACAGTAGAGTATTACAAACTAATTTCTGTGTGAGAGGCTCCCTCTCCATAAACCTTATTAGTAACTCAAATGCTTTATGAGGATCCAAACAACGAAACACACCATGAACCAATGATCTAACAGTAGCTTCATTAGGACAAACATTCCTCTCCTTCATTATCTCTAAAACCCTGAAAACTTCTGCTACCCTCTTAGCATTACAAAACCCATCAATCAGGATTGTGTATGTATAAACATTAGGCGCATATCCCAAGCCCTCCATCTGTTTGACTAACCGAAGTGCTTCATCCACCACACCGATTCTACAAACTCCATGAATAAGTATATTGTACGTAAACCTATCTGGTTTGCATTGATCGACCGACATTTGTTGAAACTTCAAATATGCCAAATCAATGGAATTGGATTTCACCAATGCATCAATAACTGCATTATACAACCTTGTACTAGGACTAATACCCAAAAATGAAATCTGCCCAAAGATGTCAGCACAGTACTTGGCCAATCCTAACCTGCCCCAACTACCAATCAGAACGCAAAGCAAATCTTCACCTATTTGAAAACCcgaatttttaatatctttaagCAACTCAACTGACAAAATAACAGGACCcattctatgaagtacattGCCTAAAACTCCCTTAACTGATTGATCCTTAGCCAATAACAGGTTGATATTAGAAGCCCAGATATAAAATCTTAGagaatgaattgggttttcttgattttgtaaaatactCACTGCAACTCGAGGTACCAAATTGATCCTATTGGCTTTCAATTCATGGCTTAGCAATAAAAACCAGTCCTTTCTAGCAAGAGCTTGAGAAATGTAATGATGATCAATCAGTTTAACGTCACTATGAGGTGAAACATGATTGCTTGAGAGTGTAACAAAATTGAGTTTACTGAAATTATGAGAATTCAGTGAAGATGATGAAA encodes:
- the LOC102615361 gene encoding uncharacterized protein LOC102615361: MAYIVKLELWLSAVILICITIFCCSLGKAQEETVPESGVAGGDPTQIVAKALLCFNDKYVYSSCEQSYRLTENGNINVPPDYTDKYCNGPCLTETNLVLDCIENIMLHFKFYNKATIQDIRDTIKAGCSHGPEKGNFNVSKHIQTQGSSAYKAAYKVLFGLGLMIMVRGLLLADL
- the LOC102627213 gene encoding putative pentatricopeptide repeat-containing protein At3g16890, mitochondrial; its protein translation is MRKLSSSASRAKPSLKNLPEESSNPKSFNKQSPSRPKLYPSFDHDNNSKTEASSRGILSISSSSLNSHNFSKLNFVTLSSNHVSPHSDVKLIDHHYISQALARKDWFLLLSHELKANRINLVPRVAVSILQNQENPIHSLRFYIWASNINLLLAKDQSVKGVLGNVLHRMGPVILSVELLKDIKNSGFQIGEDLLCVLIGSWGRLGLAKYCADIFGQISFLGISPSTRLYNAVIDALVKSNSIDLAYLKFQQMSVDQCKPDRFTYNILIHGVCRIGVVDEALRLVKQMEGLGYAPNVYTYTILIDGFCNAKRVAEVFRVLEIMKERNVCPNEATVRSLVHGVFRCLDPHKAFELLIRFMEREPLTQKLVCNTLLYRLSNNSMASEAAAILRKMGDRGYLPESSTFDYTVTCLVTGLDLNETCGILDTFIKRGVKPRFSTYLLLMEALYKAGRDVEGDRYLNHVFKDRLVSNVNSYNMVIDCFCKVNMMDRATEICREMRDRDIAPNLVTFNTLISGHCKDAEVHKTRELLVMLLECGFKPDKFTFNSMIDCLCRAHRFEDALDCLSEMVEWGVPPNTITYNILIRSLCAIGDVARSLRLFQKMQADRISPDIYTFNALIQSFCRMNKIEKAEKAFFSMLTLGLRPDNFSYSALIKALIKSGRFDEAKQTFLSMEQNGCNPDSYTSNLILETLVQQGRFEEAHDIVKTSKERGISFKSFPGL